A single region of the Vicia villosa cultivar HV-30 ecotype Madison, WI linkage group LG4, Vvil1.0, whole genome shotgun sequence genome encodes:
- the LOC131597863 gene encoding uncharacterized protein LOC131597863, with the protein MAGNNEDPSSLDAAILKKNDISVIPPSRNTVPRDGVTASPSPKDLQDDQSHRFEDTSGKDTHEESLGNPFLPKGQTPPDQTINTVLAALAQNNALLQQQSNRIGALEQKRRSRTPPDHKTRSRSEMLTKKRPRSPSPKKNGDPSSKKGSSDQRSHHHSQSPRPRRKSRSPSGKHDDNRR; encoded by the coding sequence ATGGCCGGCAATAACGAAGATCCCTCGTCATTAGACGCTGCAATTCTCAAGAAAAACGACATCTCCGTCATTCCTCCTTCCAGAAACACCGTCCCTCGAGACGGTGTCACAGCATCCCCTTCCCCTAAAGATCTCCAAGATGATCAATCTCATCGCTTCGAAGATACAAGCGGGAAGGACACCCACGAAGAAAGTCTGGGCAACCCTTTCCTCCCAAAAGGGCAGACTCCTCCGGACCAGACCATAAACACTGTTCTAGCTGCTCTTGCCCAGAACAATGCGCTCTTGCAACAGCAAAGTAACCGAATCGGGGCCCTCGAACAGAAGCGCCGTTCAAGAACTCCCCCCGATCACAAAACTCGTTCTCGAAGCGAAATGTTGACCAAGAAACGTCCACGTTCCCCTTCTCCCAAGAAGAATGGGGATCCCTCTTCCAAGAAAGGATCGAGCGATCAGCGTTCCCACCACCATTCACAGTCCCCTCGGCCAAGAAGGAAATCTAGATCACCCTCGGGCAAACACGACGACAATCGGAGGTGA